One genomic segment of Brassica napus cultivar Da-Ae chromosome A3, Da-Ae, whole genome shotgun sequence includes these proteins:
- the LOC106353087 gene encoding protein ELC-like, producing MVPSPLNPQQIQQFLSSVLSQRGPNSVPYDESTKWLIRQHLLNLISSYPSLEPKTATFIHNDGRSVNLLQADGTIPMPYHGVTYNIPVIIWLLESYPRHPPCVYVNPTADMIIKRPHAHVTPSGLVSLPYLQNWVYPSSNLVDLVSDLGAAFATDPPLYSRRRPQPGPSPPPYETRPPPPPQAVDQRPFPPSPYGRVNHVHHQDDAAEVYKRNAINRMVEMVHGDLASMRRDREAEAESMLSLQGGLKRREEEISRGMKEMVEEKETLEQQLQIVSMNTDVLDSWVRENQGKTNIDVDVDKAFECVDALSKQMLECTASDLAIEDAVYALDKGFQDGVVPFDQYLRSVRLLSREQFFHRATGSKVRAAQMEAQVHAIAGRLHS from the coding sequence ATGGTTCCGTCACCGTTAAACCCGCAACAGATCCAACAATTCCTCTCCTCCGTCCTCTCACAGCGCGGGCCCAACTCCGTCCCCTACGACGAATCCACCAAGTGGCTAATCCGCCAACACCTCCTCAACCTAATCTCCTCCTACCCTTCCCTCGAGCCCAAAACGGCGACGTTTATCCACAACGACGGCCGTTCCGTAAACCTCCTCCAAGCTGACGGAACCATCCCGATGCCTTATCACGGCGTCACCTACAACATCCCCGTCATCATCTGGCTCCTCGAGTCCTACCCTCGCCACCCTCCTTGCGTCTACGTGAACCCCACCGCCGACATGATCATCAAACGTCCCCACGCGCACGTGACCCCCTCGGGCCTCGTGTCTCTCCCTTATCTCCAAAATTGGGTTTACCCTAGCTCCAATCTCGTGGATCTCGTCTCCGATCTCGGCGCCGCCTTCGCTACCGATCCTCCTCTCTACTCCCGCCGCCGTCCTCAGCCGGGGCCATCACCGCCGCCGTACGAGACACGtccccctcctcctcctcaggcGGTTGATCAGAGACCGTTCCCGCCGTCTCCTTACGGCAGAGTGAACCACGTTCACCACCAGGACGACGCGGCGGAGGTTTACAAGAGAAACGCGATCAACaggatggtggagatggttcacGGCGATCTAGCGTCGATGCGGAGAGATAGAGAAGCCGAGGCGGAGTCGATGCTGAGTCTCCAAGGAGGTTTGAAgaggagagaggaagagatcagCAGAGGGATGAAGGAGATGGTGGAGGAGAAGGAGACGCTTGAGCAGCAGCTACAGATCGTATCCATGAACACCGACGTTCTTGATTCTTGGGTTAGAGAGAATCAAGGGAAGACTAATATCGATGTTGATGTTGATAAGGCCTTTGAGTGTGTGGACGCGCTCTCTAAGCAGATGTTGGAGTGTACTGCTTCGGATTTGGCTATTGAAGATGCGGTTTACGCGTTGGATAAGGGGTTTCAGGATGGGGTTGTTCCGTTTGATCAGTACTTGAGGAGTGTGAGGTTGCTTTCGAGGGAGCAGTTCTTTCATCGAGCCACGGGGTCTAAAGTTAGAGCTGCGCAGATGGAAGCTCAGGTTCATGCCATCGCAGGTAGATTACATTCGTGA
- the LOC106353088 gene encoding nascent polypeptide-associated complex subunit alpha-like protein 1: MTTEEKEILAAKLEEQKIDLDKPEVEDADDNDEDDSDDDDDAEGQEGETGGKSKQSRSEKKSRKAMLKLGMKPITGVSRVTVKKSKNVMFVISKPDVFKSPASDTYVIFGEAKIEDLSSQIQSQAAEQFKAPDLSSMISKGESSSSAAVVQDDDEEVDEEGVEPKDVELVMTQAGVTRPKAVKALKAADGDIVSAIMELTT; encoded by the exons atGACTACCGAAGAGAAAGAGATCCTCGCCGCCAAATTGGAAGAACAGAAGATCGAT CTTGATAAGCCTGAAGTTGAGGACGCTGATGACAATGATGAGGATGACTCCGACGATGATGATGACGCTGAGG GACAAGAGGGAGAGACCGGAGGCAAGTCAAAGCAAAGCAGAAGTGAGAAGAAGAGTCGCaaagctatgctgaagctcggAATGAAACCCATCACTGGTGTCAGCCGTGTCACCGTCAAAAAGAGCAAGAAT GTCATGTTTGTCATATCAAAACCCGATGTGTTCAAGAGTCCAGCATCAGACACATACGTGATCTTCGGAGAGGCCAAGATCGAGGACTTGAGCTCTCAGATCCAGTCTCAAGCCGCAGAGCAGTTCAAGGCTCCGGATCTCAGCAGCATGATCTCGAAGGGTGAGTCGTCGTCCAGCGCTGCAGTGGTGCAGGATGACGATGAGGAGGTCGACGAGGAAGGTGTTGAGCCAAAGGACGTCGAGTTGGTGATGACTCAAGCAGGTGTGACTAGGCCAAAGGCTGTTAAGGCGCTCAAGGCTGCTGATGGAGATATCGTCTCTGCCATCATGGAGCTTACCACCTAA
- the LOC106353089 gene encoding endochitinase CH25-like, producing the protein MKTYLLLLLIFSLLLSFSSGEQCGSQSIPEGALCPNGLCCSEAGWCGTTEAYCGHGCQSQCNPGPYPPPPTPQCGRQSIPAGALCPNGLCCSEAGWCGTTEAYCGHGCQSQCNPGPYPPPPTPQCGRQSIPAGALCPNGLCCSEAGWCGTTEAYCGHGCQSQCNPGPYPPPSTPQCGRQSIPAGALCPNGLCCSEAGWCGTTEAYCGHGCQSQCTPTPTPPAPTPTPPTPTPPSPTPPGPTPPGPSGDLSGIISRDQFYKMLKHMNDNDCHAVGFFTYDAFITAAKSFPSFGNTGDLAMRKKEIAAFFGQTSHETTGGWSGAPDGANTWGYCYKEEIDKSDPHCDSNNLEWPCAPGKFYYGRGPMMLSWNYNYGPCGRDLGLELLKNPDVASSDPVIAFKTAIWFWMTPQAPKPSCHDVITDKWEPSAADISAGRLPGYGVITNIINGGLECAGRDVAKVQDRISFYTRYCGMFGVDPGSNIDCDNQRPFNEGSNVFLDAAI; encoded by the exons ATGAAGACttatctccttctccttctcatcTTCTCACTTCTCTTATCATTTTCCTCCGGTGAGCAATGCGGTAGTCAATCCATACCCGAGGGAGCACTCTGCCCCAACGGTCTATGCTGCAGCGAGGCTGGATGGTGCGGCACCACCGAAGCTTACTGCGGGCATGGTTGTCAAAGCCAGTGCAATCCTGGTCCctatcctcctcctccaaccCCGCAGTGTGGTCGTCAATCCATACCCGCGGGAGCCCTCTGCCCCAACGGTCTATGCTGCAGCGAGGCTGGATGGTGCGGCACCACCGAAGCTTACTGCGGGCATGGTTGTCAAAGCCAGTGCAATCCTGGTCCctatcctcctcctccaaccCCGCAGTGTGGTCGTCAATCCATACCCGCGGGAGCCCTCTGCCCCAACGGTCTATGCTGCAGCGAGGCTGGATGGTGCGGCACCACCGAAGCTTACTGCGGGCATGGTTGTCAAAGCCAGTGCAATCCTGGTCCCTATCCTCCTCCTTCAACCCCGCAGTGTGGTCGTCAATCCATACCCGCGGGAGCCCTCTGCCCCAACGGTCTATGCTGTAGCGAGGCTGGATGGTGCGGCACCACCGAAGCTTACTGCGGGCATGGTTGCCAAAGCCAGTGCACTCCCACTCCCACTCCTCCTGCTCCCACTCCCACTCCTCCTACTCCCACTCCTCCTAGTCCTACCCCTCCTGGTCCCACTCCTCCTGGTCCCAGCGGTGATCTTTCTGGCATCATTTCAAGAGATCAGTTCTATAAAATGCTTAAGCACATGAACGACAATGATTGTCATGCTGTTGGTTTCTTCACTTATGACGCCTTCATCACCGCGGCTAAGTCTTTCCCGAGTTTCGGGAACACCGGAGACCTTGCCATGAGGAAGAAGGAGATAGCAGCCTTCTTCGGCCAGACTTCCCACGAAACCACCG GTGGGTGGTCGGGTGCACCCGATGGAGCAAATACATGGGGCTACTGTTACAAGGAAGAAATTGACAAAAGCGATCCCCACTGTGATAGCAACAACCTCGAGTGGCCATGCGCACCAGGCAAATTTTACTACGGACGAGGACCAATGATGCTGTCTTGGAACTATAATTACGGACCGTGCGGGAGAGACCTAGGACTCGAGTTACTCAAGAACCCAGATGTTGCGTCCAGCGACCCAGTGATAGCTTTCAAAACCGCCATTTGGTTCTGGATGACTCCTCAAGCTCCTAAACCCTCGTGCCACGACGTAATCACCGACAAGTGGGAGCCGTCGGCCGCCGACATTTCAGCCGGAAGGTTACCAGGTTATGGAGTGATTACGAATATCATTAACGGTGGATTAGAGTGTGCTGGTCGCGACGTCGCAAAGGTCCAAGATCGGATATCGTTTTATACAAGGTACTGTGGCATGTTTGGTGTTGATCCTGGAAGTAATATTGACTGTGACAATCAAAGGCCGTTTAATGAAGGTAGTAACGTTTTCTTGGATGCTGCAATTTAA
- the LOC106353091 gene encoding dr1-associated corepressor, with the protein MRKKLDTRFPAARIKKIMQADEDVGKIALAVPVLVSKSLELFLQDLCDRTYEITLERGAKTVSSLHLKNCVERYNVFDFLREVVSKVPDYGHAQGQGHGDVTMEDRSISKRRKPISDEVNDSDEESKKSKTQEMGNAKPSGRGSRGRGRGRGRGGRAARAAERENLNREMELESSMVEQKPPQDSIQMHESVSSPQEIEKKDGIVASKEDAKQQLQTPKEGIDIDLNAESLDLNETKPAPVAATDTAAASEEYTCWSMELGQIDPVQFASLGKRIDEDEEDYDEEEG; encoded by the exons ATGAGGAAGAAGCTCGATACTCGCTTCCCAGCT GCTCGAATTAAAAAGATTATGCAAGCTGACGAGGATGTTGGCAAGATTGCTTTGGCTGTGCCTGTTTTAGTTT CAAAATCTTTGGAGTTGTTCTTGCAAGACCTTTGTGATCGTACATATGAGATTACCCTTGAAAGAGGTGCCAAAACCGTGAGCTCATTGCACCT AAAAAATTGTGTGGAAAGATACAACGTGTTTGATTTTCTGAGGGAAGTTGTAAGCAAGGTCCCTGACTATGGCCATGCGCAAGGGCAGGGCCATGGTGATGTTACCATGGAGGATCGCAGCATCTCCAAGAGAAG GAAGCCCATCAGTGACGAAGTGAATGACAGCGACGAGGAGTCTAAGAAAAGCAAAACA CAAGAGATGGGGAATGCTAAGCCGAGTGGCAGGGGTAGTAGAGGgagaggacgaggaagaggaCGTGGTGGACGAGCAGCCAGAGCAGCGGAAAGAGAGAATCTGAACCGCGAGATGGAACTTGAATCCTCCATGGTTGAACAGAAACCTCCTCAAGACAGTATCCAGATGCATGAGTCAGTGTCATCACCACAAGAGATTGAGAAGAAGGACGGCATTGTAGCGTCAAAAGAAGATGCCAAGCAACAACTCCAAACTCCAAAAGAAGGCATTGACATTGATCTCAACGCTGAATCTCTCGACCTAAACGAGACCAAACCGGCACCAGTCGCGGCTACGGACACAGCCGCGGCCTCGGAGGAATACACGTGCTGGTCTATGGAGTTAGGCCAAATAGATCCAGTACAGTTTGCAAGTTTGGGTAAGAGGATAGACGAGGACGAGGAAGACtatgacgaagaagaaggttAA
- the LOC106356785 gene encoding uncharacterized protein LOC106356785 — protein sequence MAPPIRTVAIYNTHEVHSIDFFGNEVTVTVTSDASVICEWISNVHTYDCAPLTYSHHPLVVGVGVQWTPFCYRSCDGDSSPGSYNSDDNSYSPPPPPRRYYVDSPADTLQLGVGNECLVIQLSHCDHVPDELRIFLLDPDTIFIGVRNSQDARKLAMSRHELQIGELLDLRNYAQDCRGRSMRRCSFEEIVDVCMRCPGVRLDPEISMSDWSAEDLSHEQIRQASLDVYVCFQLGVCHRIWEG from the coding sequence ATGGCTCCGCCGATAAGGACCGTCGCGATTTACAACACTCACGAAGTGCACTCCATCGATTTCTTCGGAAACGAGGTAACCGTTACCGTAACGTCGGATGCCTCCGTCATCTGCGAATGGATCAGCAACGTCCACACCTACGACTGTGCTCCGTTAACGTACTCCCATCACCCTCTCGTCGTTGGAGTCGGCGTTCAGTGGACACCGTTTTGTTATCGCTCGTGCGACGGAGATTCTTCACCGGGAAGTTACAACAGCGACGACAACTCCTATtctcctccgccgccgccgcgTCGATACTACGTCGATAGTCCAGCAGACACTCTCCAGTTAGGCGTGGGCAACGAATGTCTCGTAATCCAGCTATCTCACTGTGACCACGTCCCCGACGAACTCCGCATCTTCCTCTTGGATCCAGATACGATATTCATCGGCGTCCGGAACAGTCAAGACGCGCGGAAGCTAGCGATGTCTAGGCATGAGCTGCAGATCGGAGAGCTTTTGGACTTGAGGAACTATGCTCAAGATTGTAGAGGCCGCAGCATGAGGCGTTGTTCGTTTGAGGAGATTGTGGATGTGTGTATGCGTTGTCCAGGAGTGAGGCTAGATCCGGAGATAAGCATGAGTGATTGGAGCGCTGAAGACCTTAGTCATGAACAGATACGTCAGGCGTCACTGGATGTGTATGTTTGCTTTCAGCTTGGTGTTTGTCATCGTATATGGGAAGgttga